From Haloglomus litoreum, the proteins below share one genomic window:
- a CDS encoding polysaccharide biosynthesis C-terminal domain-containing protein: protein MDLSRASFKLFLSKGGNALVVFAGLAFFTRQLDATQLGVFFLFQTLLGLLAIPADLGISVALEKRLSEGTSADGAARVLGTAVVFKLCTLAVVVAAVLLARRYVEDFLGSGLVGYLVVGLVLVEFSKLYVHAVRGELRVGETASITFADRFVWIGLGAALVVLGFGVEGLVLGLLAGRAVSFGWAYHRCSTRLGAPSRAQLRSLYAFSKYQTVTAVGGRVYSWMDLAFVGLFLAPHYVSAYEVAWQITLLVILVSKSIAMTLFPQVSRWSATADLDRLESVLPTALGFGLFVSIPALVGAAIYAEEILVYLFTPEYAIAAMVLVVLMAEKVVQSVNDIVEGLVRSLDHPELAARATVVGITLNVVLSPLLLATVGFVGAAIATTLSWLVNTSLHVRYLSRFVAIDPPYRLVGWYILASLVMGGLLVVVETAVPVTGLPVLLVEIGFGAAVYVAVSAAIPEVRTRVIAPGLRVLA from the coding sequence ATGGACCTGAGTCGGGCATCGTTCAAGCTGTTCCTGTCGAAGGGTGGCAACGCGCTGGTCGTGTTCGCCGGCCTCGCCTTCTTCACCCGGCAGCTCGACGCGACCCAGCTTGGCGTCTTCTTCCTGTTCCAGACGCTGCTGGGGCTGCTCGCCATCCCCGCCGACCTGGGCATCAGCGTCGCGCTCGAGAAGCGCCTCAGCGAGGGAACGTCGGCGGACGGCGCCGCTCGCGTCCTGGGGACGGCGGTCGTGTTCAAGCTCTGCACGCTCGCGGTGGTGGTCGCCGCCGTCCTCCTCGCCCGGCGGTACGTCGAGGACTTCCTCGGCAGCGGCCTGGTCGGCTATCTCGTCGTCGGGCTCGTCCTCGTGGAGTTCTCGAAGCTGTACGTCCACGCCGTCCGCGGGGAGCTCCGCGTCGGCGAGACGGCATCCATCACGTTCGCCGACCGGTTCGTCTGGATCGGCCTCGGGGCAGCGCTCGTCGTGCTGGGGTTCGGCGTGGAGGGGCTCGTCCTGGGGCTCCTCGCCGGCCGGGCGGTGTCGTTCGGCTGGGCCTACCACCGGTGCTCGACCAGGCTGGGCGCGCCCTCCCGGGCACAGCTCCGGTCGCTCTACGCCTTCTCGAAGTACCAGACCGTCACGGCGGTCGGCGGACGGGTCTACTCCTGGATGGACCTCGCGTTCGTCGGGCTCTTCCTGGCGCCACACTACGTCAGTGCCTACGAGGTGGCCTGGCAGATCACCCTGCTGGTCATCCTCGTCAGCAAGTCCATCGCGATGACGCTGTTCCCGCAGGTGAGTCGGTGGAGCGCCACCGCCGACCTCGACCGGCTCGAGTCCGTCCTCCCGACCGCGCTCGGGTTCGGACTGTTCGTCTCGATCCCGGCGCTCGTCGGGGCGGCCATCTACGCCGAGGAGATACTGGTGTACCTCTTCACCCCCGAGTACGCCATCGCGGCGATGGTGCTGGTGGTCTTGATGGCCGAGAAGGTGGTCCAGTCCGTCAACGACATCGTGGAGGGGCTGGTCCGCTCGCTCGACCACCCGGAGCTCGCGGCGCGGGCGACCGTCGTCGGCATCACGCTGAACGTCGTCCTCAGCCCGCTGCTGCTGGCGACGGTCGGCTTCGTCGGTGCCGCCATCGCGACCACCCTCTCCTGGCTGGTCAACACGTCGCTCCACGTCCGCTACCTCTCCCGGTTCGTCGCCATCGACCCGCCGTACCGCCTCGTCGGCTGGTACATCCTCGCATCGCTGGTGATGGGCGGGCTGCTGGTCGTCGTCGAGACGGCCGTGCCCGTGACGGGCCTCCCGGTCCTGCTGGTAGAGATCGGGTTCGGTGCGGCCGTCTACGTCGCCGTCTCGGCCGCCATCCCGGAGGTCCGGACCCGGGTCATCGCACCGGGGCTGCGCGTCCTCGCCTGA
- a CDS encoding DUF1616 domain-containing protein, whose translation MSWPVGGSRTGSGSSRRDATSVLVTALLVVSLALAGGSVLFVASQDAPGTTEFALLTRSDSGDLVATGYPQNLTRGESASVVIEVTNDGRVNREYTVVVLIQRVRIGPAGTPRSVLDQHAREPLRVAVPAGTTRHLAYDIAPDVVGEAVRVRFLLYRSDPPPGPAVTNAHRDLHLWLNVSGDSPQRIRPGTDADGPAAALSGVDASQRAVTGRRNVADATRRIRMGRSAAHGVHGRNAGTGI comes from the coding sequence GTGAGCTGGCCGGTCGGCGGTAGCCGTACCGGGTCGGGGTCGTCGCGACGCGACGCGACCAGCGTCCTCGTGACCGCCCTGCTCGTCGTGAGTCTCGCACTCGCGGGGGGGAGCGTCCTCTTCGTCGCATCGCAGGACGCTCCGGGGACCACGGAGTTCGCGCTGTTGACCCGGAGCGATTCGGGCGATCTCGTCGCCACCGGCTACCCGCAGAACCTCACACGCGGCGAGTCCGCGTCGGTCGTCATCGAGGTCACGAACGACGGTCGGGTCAACCGGGAGTACACCGTCGTCGTCCTGATACAGCGGGTCCGGATCGGGCCGGCGGGGACGCCACGGTCGGTCCTCGACCAGCACGCGCGCGAACCGCTCCGGGTCGCGGTCCCGGCCGGTACGACACGCCATCTCGCCTACGATATCGCGCCCGACGTGGTCGGCGAGGCGGTCCGGGTCCGCTTCCTGCTCTACCGCTCGGACCCGCCGCCGGGGCCGGCGGTCACGAATGCTCACCGGGACCTCCACCTCTGGCTGAACGTCTCTGGCGACTCGCCACAGCGCATCCGTCCCGGTACCGACGCGGACGGGCCGGCGGCGGCGCTGTCGGGTGTCGATGCGTCGCAACGAGCTGTCACGGGGCGTCGGAACGTGGCCGACGCGACGCGGCGTATCCGGATGGGACGCTCCGCTGCCCACGGTGTTCACGGGAGAAACGCCGGGACAGGGATTTGA
- a CDS encoding Rid family detoxifying hydrolase: MPKDIVHTNAAPEAVGAYSQATTNGDLVFTAGQIPLTPDGELLDDAPVARQTEQALDNLVAVLAEAGADPSDVLKTTVFLADIDDFDAMNETYATYFREEPPARSAVQAGALPKGVAVEIEAVAVVE, translated from the coding sequence ATGCCCAAGGACATCGTCCACACGAACGCCGCCCCGGAGGCCGTCGGCGCGTACAGCCAGGCGACGACGAACGGCGACCTCGTCTTCACCGCCGGGCAGATCCCCCTCACCCCCGACGGTGAACTGCTCGACGACGCCCCCGTCGCGAGGCAGACCGAGCAGGCCCTGGACAACCTCGTCGCCGTCCTCGCCGAGGCCGGGGCCGACCCGTCGGACGTGCTGAAGACGACGGTCTTCCTGGCCGATATCGACGACTTCGACGCGATGAACGAGACGTACGCGACCTACTTCCGGGAGGAGCCGCCGGCCCGGTCGGCCGTGCAGGCCGGGGCGCTCCCGAAGGGCGTGGCCGTCGAGATCGAGGCGGTCGCGGTCGTCGAATGA
- a CDS encoding AAA family ATPase, with translation MRVIGTVGLAGSGKGEFAAVAREAGVPVVTMGDVIRAECRDRGLDPADHHGEVAQALRAEHGPAAIAERSLPLIREALADHDAVLVDGLRSDVEVDAFEDAFGDAFSLVSVEAPYDVREERITSRGRDNTDRETLAERDARELGFGMGHAMDRADLVVENVDSLERLRERARAVIETGIDAVDPDEGFDWRESPGAEELDEGAAEEVDGS, from the coding sequence ATGCGCGTCATCGGAACCGTCGGGCTGGCGGGGAGCGGCAAGGGCGAGTTCGCCGCGGTGGCCCGCGAGGCCGGCGTCCCGGTCGTCACGATGGGCGACGTCATCCGGGCGGAGTGCCGGGACCGCGGGCTCGATCCGGCCGACCACCACGGCGAGGTGGCTCAGGCGCTCCGTGCGGAGCACGGACCCGCGGCCATCGCCGAGCGGTCGCTCCCGCTCATCCGGGAGGCCCTGGCGGACCACGACGCCGTCCTCGTCGACGGCCTCCGCTCGGACGTGGAGGTCGACGCCTTCGAGGACGCCTTCGGCGACGCCTTCTCGCTCGTGAGCGTCGAGGCGCCCTACGACGTGCGCGAGGAGCGCATCACATCTCGTGGGCGGGACAACACGGACCGCGAGACGCTGGCCGAGCGCGACGCCCGCGAACTCGGCTTCGGGATGGGGCACGCGATGGACCGCGCGGACCTCGTCGTCGAGAACGTCGACTCGCTGGAGCGCCTCCGCGAGCGCGCCCGGGCCGTCATCGAGACGGGTATCGACGCCGTCGACCCCGACGAGGGCTTCGACTGGCGCGAGAGCCCCGGGGCCGAGGAACTGGACGAGGGGGCGGCCGAGGAGGTGGACGGGTCGTGA
- a CDS encoding RNA-binding domain-containing protein — protein MTDVYSVDVQVTAPVMPTEVTARVRDAVTNLFPEADLEEGHGELLGEAHSLETLSERIHEQEILDTARGQFLADRQGNTFSFDLKKQAAFQGVVNFAVGDPAELGDIHVRVTVREPSVEAYIDHIAPPTEDGRPIEERE, from the coding sequence GTGACCGACGTCTACAGCGTCGACGTCCAGGTCACCGCGCCCGTCATGCCGACCGAGGTGACCGCCCGCGTCCGCGACGCCGTCACCAACCTGTTCCCCGAGGCGGATCTCGAGGAGGGCCACGGTGAACTCCTCGGCGAGGCCCACAGCCTGGAGACGCTCTCCGAGCGCATCCACGAGCAGGAGATCCTCGACACCGCGCGCGGCCAGTTCCTCGCCGACCGCCAGGGGAACACCTTCTCGTTCGACCTGAAGAAGCAGGCCGCGTTCCAGGGCGTCGTCAACTTCGCCGTCGGCGACCCCGCCGAACTCGGCGACATCCACGTCCGGGTGACCGTCCGCGAGCCCTCCGTCGAGGCGTACATCGACCACATCGCGCCGCCGACGGAGGACGGCCGACCCATCGAGGAGCGGGAGTAG
- a CDS encoding polymer-forming cytoskeletal protein gives MSIRSDPLDRLQIPDGTTVEEHDLVAKGDVVVGGQSTVEFGVRGRNVYAGERVRFGGDIEADGECRLDVWCDVGGNVLVGGDAYLGERVHVAGQLIVSGDLDIGDDVDIEDGFEANGWIVIRNPMPTIVFLFVYLSQLLRLGRDEDAEEVVDEFLTDDREHEPVLVPRGARVSDDAWQVSTPAQVGADCRLHGNLRAESIDVGRGTELFGSLRAKGDITVAPDAVIHGDVTTRGGDVTIAEDAHVRGDVACENLDLHDDAEVDGAIRARGAMNITREPADDDAAADAADDADAGTGTDAAADDPAARSDDPARAIETVAPSVGPREVPDDTTPAVRRATDPDDGVSGANDLTPAIRRVDDGEESSADDAAADADDTDDGDGDDADDPGYSTSAPEPATNGHGLSNAIAEAEKR, from the coding sequence GTGTCCATCCGCTCGGACCCCCTGGACCGGTTGCAGATCCCCGACGGCACGACCGTCGAGGAGCACGACCTCGTCGCGAAGGGCGACGTGGTCGTCGGCGGGCAGTCGACGGTCGAGTTCGGGGTCCGCGGGCGGAACGTCTACGCCGGCGAGCGGGTCCGCTTCGGCGGGGACATCGAGGCCGACGGGGAGTGCCGGCTCGACGTCTGGTGCGACGTCGGCGGCAACGTCCTCGTCGGCGGCGACGCCTACCTCGGCGAGCGCGTCCACGTCGCCGGCCAGCTCATCGTCTCGGGCGACCTCGACATCGGCGACGACGTCGACATCGAGGACGGCTTCGAGGCGAACGGCTGGATCGTCATCCGGAACCCGATGCCGACCATCGTCTTCCTGTTCGTCTACCTCTCGCAGCTCCTGCGCCTGGGCCGGGACGAGGACGCCGAGGAGGTCGTCGACGAGTTCCTGACCGACGACCGCGAGCACGAACCCGTGCTCGTCCCCCGGGGCGCACGCGTCTCCGACGACGCCTGGCAGGTCTCGACCCCCGCACAGGTCGGCGCGGACTGCCGACTCCACGGGAACCTCCGGGCCGAGTCCATCGACGTGGGACGGGGAACCGAGCTGTTCGGCTCGCTCCGCGCGAAGGGCGACATCACGGTCGCCCCGGATGCGGTCATCCACGGCGACGTGACGACCCGGGGCGGCGACGTGACCATCGCCGAGGACGCCCACGTCCGCGGCGACGTGGCCTGCGAGAACCTGGACCTCCACGACGACGCCGAGGTCGACGGCGCCATCCGTGCCCGTGGGGCGATGAACATCACCCGGGAACCGGCCGACGACGACGCCGCTGCCGACGCGGCCGACGACGCCGACGCCGGAACCGGGACCGACGCAGCGGCCGATGACCCGGCCGCACGGAGCGACGACCCCGCCCGGGCCATCGAGACGGTCGCCCCGAGCGTCGGGCCCCGGGAGGTCCCCGACGACACGACTCCGGCCGTGCGCCGCGCGACCGACCCGGACGACGGCGTGTCGGGCGCGAACGACCTCACGCCGGCCATCCGCCGGGTCGACGACGGCGAGGAGTCGAGCGCCGACGACGCCGCTGCCGACGCGGACGACACCGATGACGGGGACGGCGACGACGCCGACGACCCCGGATACAGCACCTCCGCACCCGAACCCGCGACGAACGGGCACGGCCTATCGAACGCCATCGCCGAGGCCGAGAAGCGCTGA
- a CDS encoding rhomboid family intramembrane serine protease yields the protein MATCAVCGKHVDMPYRCNRCGENYCSEHRLPENHSCTGLNDWNDPDGVFDSGFDDSVDQRDGASSGLSGRLSSVTSTGGPLGYVRGNVSYLFLGIMFVVFVLEFVVLAFAPPLFQDIFVLTSAHPEYVWTWVTSVFSHSPGTFFHIIGNGIVLYFFGPVVERRIGSKRFAALFLGTGVLAGLAQIGFGFAIGEPISGVLGASGAIMAILGVLTVLNPDLKVYLYFILPVPIWLLTLGYAGLSVVGALGSTNVLSNVAHIAHLSGLVLGLAYGQYVKGKVRGPADELQLGGGMRRRGGGRGPF from the coding sequence ATGGCAACGTGCGCCGTCTGCGGGAAGCACGTGGATATGCCGTACCGGTGTAATCGGTGCGGCGAGAACTACTGCTCCGAGCATCGGCTCCCCGAGAACCACTCCTGCACCGGGCTGAACGACTGGAACGACCCGGACGGCGTGTTCGACTCGGGGTTCGACGACAGCGTGGACCAGCGCGACGGCGCCTCGTCGGGGCTGTCCGGCCGGCTCTCCTCGGTGACGAGCACCGGCGGCCCGCTGGGCTACGTCCGCGGGAACGTCTCCTACCTGTTCCTCGGCATCATGTTCGTCGTCTTCGTCCTGGAGTTCGTCGTCCTCGCGTTCGCGCCCCCGCTGTTCCAGGACATCTTCGTGCTCACGTCGGCCCACCCGGAGTACGTCTGGACCTGGGTGACCTCGGTGTTCTCGCACTCGCCGGGCACGTTCTTCCACATCATCGGGAACGGCATCGTGCTGTACTTCTTCGGGCCGGTCGTCGAGCGCCGCATCGGCTCGAAGCGCTTCGCCGCGCTGTTCCTCGGCACCGGGGTCCTGGCGGGGCTCGCACAGATCGGCTTCGGCTTCGCCATCGGCGAGCCCATCTCGGGGGTCCTGGGCGCCAGCGGTGCCATCATGGCCATCCTCGGCGTCCTCACGGTCCTGAATCCGGACCTGAAGGTGTACCTCTACTTCATCCTCCCCGTCCCGATCTGGCTGCTCACGCTCGGCTACGCCGGCCTCTCGGTGGTCGGGGCGCTGGGCTCGACCAACGTCCTCAGCAACGTCGCCCACATCGCCCACCTCTCCGGCCTCGTCCTCGGCCTGGCCTACGGCCAGTACGTCAAGGGCAAGGTCAGGGGTCCCGCCGACGAACTCCAGCTGGGTGGCGGGATGCGCCGCCGCGGTGGCGGCCGCGGGCCGTTCTGA
- a CDS encoding ATP-binding protein — MAAHTHRGGYESGGTLSVPELAVYAIAIGYAVAGGLLALAAEAAGEPWLLTAAASVGPPVLVLVGALALRRTGYSWYAWRVVSGWYVASIGVATAALAWLVVGGVGAVWGGPGGVPALVPSTLGVGSMVVAGSLGGAPGFAAGVWRARAVRRRRAPTRLLGAVDQAAWLFDADRSRTLYVNPGYEGLFGRPATELESDPTALLQAVHPDDREELRTQLDALAEGTPIEIELRVDPEGGYTRWAWLSGRPLYRDGRLDALACIARDITTRRTHRERLVSLHDATRRLFRAETEAEAARIATEAAEEVLGLRANTIWLYDGERDELVPTAATDAADADERSLPTFKSGDSLAWEVFESGEPQVYDDVRTAPGGKQAPTRSEVILPLGEFGVFMAGSTTTERFEGWQVSLGKVLAANVEVALARIDRTRALEESRRALQQRNERLDEFTSVVSHDLRNPLAVARGHLEFVREESDSESVGKIDAALQRMETLIDDLLTLAREGEAIDELQRVDLAAHAEQCWNGVETDGGRLRIDGGGTVMADSNRLAQLFENLFRNSVEHGSTDERVTAEDRDAGDQQVADGGSVTVTVGMLPDGDGFYVEDDGPGIPADQREAVFEAGYSTASEGTGFGLSIVQTIAEAHGWTITATEGSDGGARFEIRGVSMGD, encoded by the coding sequence ATGGCCGCACACACGCACAGGGGAGGCTACGAATCAGGGGGGACCCTGTCGGTCCCGGAGCTGGCGGTCTACGCCATCGCCATCGGCTACGCCGTCGCCGGCGGGCTGCTCGCGCTCGCGGCCGAGGCAGCCGGGGAGCCGTGGCTGCTCACGGCGGCGGCGAGCGTCGGCCCGCCGGTGCTGGTCCTGGTGGGCGCGCTCGCCCTCCGGCGGACCGGGTACTCGTGGTACGCGTGGCGGGTCGTGAGCGGGTGGTACGTCGCGAGCATCGGTGTCGCGACGGCGGCGCTCGCCTGGCTCGTCGTCGGCGGGGTCGGTGCCGTCTGGGGCGGTCCCGGCGGCGTTCCGGCGCTCGTCCCGTCGACGCTCGGCGTCGGCTCGATGGTGGTGGCCGGGAGTCTCGGCGGGGCACCCGGGTTCGCCGCCGGGGTGTGGCGCGCCCGCGCCGTCCGGCGGCGGCGCGCGCCGACACGGCTCCTCGGAGCCGTCGACCAGGCGGCGTGGCTGTTCGACGCCGACCGCTCGCGGACGCTCTACGTCAACCCGGGCTACGAGGGGCTGTTCGGTCGGCCGGCGACGGAGCTGGAGAGCGACCCGACGGCGCTCCTCCAGGCGGTCCACCCCGACGACCGCGAGGAGCTCCGCACGCAACTGGATGCCCTCGCGGAGGGGACCCCCATCGAGATCGAACTCAGGGTGGACCCCGAGGGGGGGTACACCCGCTGGGCGTGGCTGAGCGGCCGGCCGCTCTACCGGGACGGCCGGCTGGACGCCCTCGCCTGCATCGCGCGCGACATCACCACCCGCCGGACCCACCGCGAGCGGCTCGTGAGCCTCCACGACGCGACGCGGCGGCTGTTCCGCGCCGAGACCGAGGCCGAGGCCGCCCGCATCGCGACCGAGGCGGCCGAGGAGGTACTCGGCCTCCGGGCGAACACCATCTGGCTCTACGATGGAGAGCGCGACGAGCTGGTGCCGACGGCGGCGACCGACGCCGCCGATGCCGACGAGCGGTCGCTGCCGACGTTCAAATCCGGGGACAGCCTCGCCTGGGAGGTGTTCGAATCGGGCGAGCCGCAGGTGTACGACGACGTCAGGACCGCGCCGGGCGGGAAGCAGGCGCCCACCCGGAGCGAGGTGATCCTCCCGCTGGGCGAGTTCGGCGTGTTCATGGCCGGGTCGACGACGACCGAGCGGTTCGAGGGCTGGCAGGTGTCGCTGGGGAAGGTCCTCGCCGCGAACGTGGAGGTGGCGCTGGCCCGCATCGACCGGACGCGGGCGCTCGAGGAGAGCCGCCGTGCGCTCCAGCAGCGCAACGAGCGGCTCGACGAGTTCACGAGCGTCGTCAGCCACGACCTGCGGAACCCGCTGGCGGTGGCCCGGGGCCACCTGGAGTTCGTCCGCGAGGAGTCAGACTCCGAGAGCGTCGGGAAGATCGACGCCGCACTCCAGCGGATGGAGACGCTGATCGACGACCTGCTCACGCTGGCTCGCGAGGGCGAGGCGATCGACGAGCTGCAGCGGGTCGACCTCGCCGCCCACGCCGAGCAGTGCTGGAACGGTGTCGAGACCGACGGGGGCCGCCTCCGTATCGACGGTGGCGGGACGGTCATGGCCGACAGCAACCGCCTCGCGCAGCTGTTCGAGAACCTGTTCCGGAACAGTGTGGAGCACGGCTCCACGGACGAGCGCGTGACCGCCGAGGACCGGGACGCCGGCGACCAGCAGGTCGCCGACGGGGGGTCGGTGACCGTCACGGTCGGCATGCTCCCGGACGGGGACGGGTTCTACGTCGAGGACGACGGGCCCGGCATCCCGGCGGACCAGCGCGAGGCAGTGTTCGAGGCGGGCTACTCCACCGCCAGCGAGGGAACCGGCTTCGGGCTCAGCATCGTCCAGACCATCGCCGAGGCGCACGGCTGGACGATCACCGCCACGGAGGGGAGCGACGGCGGGGCGCGGTTCGAGATCCGGGGTGTGTCGATGGGCGACTGA
- a CDS encoding endonuclease V, whose product MRAPPARFDPDPTRSRAEMEALQRELVEEAVFADDLPVVPAEVGDAGEGAPVVAGVDQAFRTDRDPEQAVSAIVLWRGGEVLERAHAVVDCEFPYVPGLLAFREAGSILAAFDALERDPDLALFDGSGRIHFRQAGLATHVGTALDLPSVGVAKSLLCGTPREPVDALPQGARVPIEVREGDDVDAPVGTVIGYAYQSRQFPDSKRINPLYVSPGHRVSAETAVDLVERCAGDYKLPEPTRLADSYADEVKSEL is encoded by the coding sequence ATGCGCGCGCCGCCAGCCCGTTTCGACCCGGACCCGACGCGCTCTCGTGCCGAGATGGAGGCGCTCCAGCGGGAGCTCGTCGAGGAGGCCGTGTTCGCCGACGACCTCCCCGTCGTCCCCGCCGAGGTGGGCGACGCCGGCGAGGGGGCTCCCGTCGTCGCGGGGGTCGACCAGGCGTTCCGCACGGACCGCGACCCGGAGCAGGCCGTCAGCGCCATCGTCCTGTGGCGCGGCGGCGAGGTCCTCGAGCGGGCCCACGCCGTCGTCGACTGCGAGTTCCCCTACGTCCCCGGGCTCCTGGCCTTCCGCGAGGCCGGCTCCATCCTCGCGGCCTTCGACGCACTCGAGCGCGACCCGGACCTCGCGCTGTTCGACGGGAGCGGCCGCATCCACTTCCGCCAGGCCGGCCTCGCGACCCACGTCGGCACGGCACTGGACCTGCCCAGCGTCGGCGTCGCCAAATCGCTGCTCTGTGGCACGCCCCGCGAGCCCGTCGACGCGCTCCCGCAGGGTGCTCGCGTCCCCATCGAGGTCCGCGAGGGCGACGACGTGGACGCTCCCGTCGGGACCGTCATCGGCTACGCCTACCAGAGCCGGCAGTTCCCCGACTCGAAGCGCATCAACCCGCTGTACGTCTCGCCGGGCCACCGGGTGAGCGCCGAGACGGCCGTCGACCTCGTCGAGCGCTGTGCCGGCGACTACAAGCTCCCCGAGCCGACGCGGCTGGCGGACTCGTACGCCGACGAGGTGAAATCGGAGTTGTAG
- a CDS encoding GAF domain-containing protein has protein sequence MDDEPDFAEMVGASLEREEPELTVVTATSASEGVERLAAESFDCIVSDYEMPGRNGIEFLQIVREQYPDLPFILFTGKGSEEVASEAISAGVSDYLRKRSGADRYSLLANRIGNLVARYRAETQLETRAEQQRCVAGLGQQALAGAPPGELFERAVEAVAETLGTDYVKVLQYRPDDDLLLRTGVGWQEGLVGEATVGTDADSQAGYTLRAEAPVVVEDIRAEDRFQEPSLLVDHDVVSGISVLIGSRDDPWGVLGAHTVERTTFTDDDVTFVQSVANVLATAIERTTREADLQRMTRTMEKAPIGITLSDPDREDNPLVYVNEHFVELVGYDEGEVLGRNCRFLQGEDTDEEPVAAMRAAIDSREPTTVELRNYRKDGSEFWNRVTIAPITDEAGTLRNWVGFQEDVTEEKEREREREATLEFLQRVLDVATDADLGFEEKVTRLLRAGPEELGLPYGCLTRITVDDATTGDGIQTVIEASGDHDLLRPGDSCPLSESYCRKTIQQDGLMEIQDAVAAGWSGDAAYEKFRLGSYLGTPVTVDGELYGTVFFASDAPREEPFTTAERTFLRLLSRLVSDELERE, from the coding sequence GTGGACGACGAGCCCGATTTCGCGGAGATGGTCGGGGCGTCCCTCGAGCGGGAGGAGCCCGAGCTGACGGTGGTGACGGCCACCAGCGCGAGCGAGGGCGTCGAACGGCTCGCCGCCGAGTCGTTCGACTGCATCGTCTCCGACTACGAGATGCCCGGGCGGAACGGCATCGAGTTCCTCCAGATCGTTCGGGAGCAGTATCCCGACCTCCCGTTCATCCTGTTCACGGGGAAGGGGAGCGAGGAGGTCGCAAGCGAGGCCATCTCGGCCGGTGTGAGCGACTACCTCCGGAAGCGGTCGGGGGCCGACCGCTACTCGCTGCTGGCGAACCGGATCGGCAACCTCGTCGCCAGGTACCGGGCGGAGACGCAGCTCGAGACCCGCGCCGAACAACAGCGGTGCGTCGCCGGACTGGGACAGCAGGCGCTGGCCGGTGCACCCCCGGGCGAGCTGTTCGAACGGGCGGTCGAGGCCGTGGCCGAGACCCTCGGTACCGACTACGTCAAGGTCCTCCAGTACCGCCCCGACGACGACCTCCTCCTCCGTACGGGGGTGGGCTGGCAGGAGGGGCTGGTCGGCGAGGCGACCGTCGGCACGGATGCGGATTCACAGGCCGGATACACGCTCCGGGCGGAGGCCCCGGTCGTCGTGGAGGACATCCGGGCCGAGGACCGCTTCCAGGAGCCATCGCTGCTGGTCGACCACGACGTCGTGAGCGGTATCAGCGTGCTCATCGGGTCCCGTGACGACCCGTGGGGGGTGCTGGGGGCCCACACGGTCGAGCGGACCACCTTCACCGACGACGACGTCACGTTCGTCCAGAGCGTGGCGAACGTCCTCGCGACCGCTATCGAACGGACAACCCGGGAGGCGGACCTCCAGCGGATGACCCGGACGATGGAGAAAGCGCCCATCGGCATCACCCTCTCCGACCCCGACCGGGAGGACAACCCGCTCGTCTACGTCAACGAGCACTTCGTCGAACTGGTCGGGTACGACGAGGGAGAGGTCCTCGGCCGGAACTGCCGCTTCCTCCAGGGGGAGGACACGGACGAGGAACCGGTCGCCGCGATGCGAGCGGCCATCGACAGCCGGGAGCCGACGACCGTCGAACTCCGGAACTACCGGAAGGACGGGTCGGAGTTCTGGAACCGGGTCACCATCGCCCCCATCACCGACGAGGCCGGTACACTCCGGAACTGGGTCGGGTTCCAGGAGGACGTCACCGAGGAGAAGGAGCGTGAACGCGAGCGGGAGGCGACGCTCGAGTTCCTGCAGCGGGTGCTCGACGTGGCGACGGACGCGGACCTCGGCTTCGAGGAGAAGGTCACCCGGCTCCTGCGCGCCGGGCCGGAGGAACTCGGGCTCCCGTACGGCTGCCTGACCCGGATCACGGTGGACGACGCCACGACGGGCGACGGCATCCAGACGGTGATCGAGGCGAGCGGGGACCACGACCTGCTGCGGCCGGGCGACTCGTGCCCGCTCTCCGAGTCCTACTGCCGGAAGACCATCCAACAGGACGGACTGATGGAGATACAGGACGCCGTGGCAGCCGGGTGGAGCGGCGACGCGGCGTACGAGAAGTTCCGCCTCGGGTCGTACCTCGGCACCCCGGTCACGGTCGACGGCGAGCTGTACGGGACGGTCTTCTTCGCGTCGGATGCCCCGCGTGAGGAACCGTTCACGACGGCCGAACGGACGTTCCTCCGGCTACTGAGCCGGCTGGTGAGCGACGAACTCGAACGGGAGTGA